The genomic interval TATGTAGTTGCAGGTTTTCCGTTAATTAAGAATTTTGAACCTTCAATCGTTAATTTATTTCCTTCGTAATTTGTAATAATTTCTTTGTAGAAAGGAAGTGATACGTTGTTTAATGCAACTGTTTTTCCAGCTTCAGGGATATAAATTGGTCCCATATTATCCTGGCTCCATTTGTCTATATGAGGGAAAATCGCATTGTCATTTCCTTTATCAATTTTTCTAATTACAGCAGTAACGCCAGGGGTGTTTTTGAATCTCTCCGCTCCAGCTTCTGTTAATGAACCGAAATAAAGAGTGTCTCTTTTTTGAACTCTATTGCCTAGTGAATCAGCTTCAATTCTGAAACCATAACCGTCAGTAATATCCAATTCTTTAATTATTGTTTCAAGATCGATTGGCGTTTTTTGGTCTAAAGCTACAGCGTAAGAATACTGAGGTTTGGCTCTTTCTGGTAAAATTAATTTTTTACCATTAATGAAAACATAACCATCCTTTATTGATAAACTGTCTCCCGGAATACCAACACATCTTTTTACATAATTTGATTTCTTGTCTATAGGTTTAATGACGCCTGGTCTTCCTTTTGGTTCAAAGAAATAATGAACAGTATCTACAGGCCAGTTAAAAACGACTATATCGCATCGTTTTATCTTCTCAATTGCAGGTAGTCTGAAATAAGGTAATTGTGGCCAGCTTAAATAAGATTTTTTCTTTGTTAGAGGAATAGAGTCATGAACCATTGGTAACGCAACAGTTGTCATTGGAACTCTTGGGCCATAATTAATTTTGCTCACAAATAAGAAGTCACCAATCAATAAAGATTTTTCTAAAGATGATGTCGGAATTGTATAAGGTTGTACCACATAAGTATGCACTAAAGTAGCGACAATTATAGCAAAAAGCAATGAGCTGATCGTATCTGCCGTTTTGTTTTCTGGCGTTAATTGACGCTCTGCACGATACTCTAATTTTTGTGTATAATTTACATAATAGATATAAAAACCTAATGTAAAAAGCCCAAGAATTGTATCTAAGGTCGATCTTTTATTGAATGTTCTTAAAGTTTCTACCCATACAACTGGAAACATAATCAGGTTGATAATTGGGATAAAAAGCAATAAAGTCCACCAAGTTGGACGTCCGATCATTTTCATTAAAATGATAGAATTATATACAGGAATTGCTGCTTCCCAGCTTTTTCTTCCTGCAGCCTGATACAATTTCCAAGTACCAAGAAAATGAATTATTTGGACTGCTAAGAAAAATACGAACCAAGAGTAAAGTGTCATAATATTGTATTTTAAATTTTAAATTCAGATTGAATCAATTCTGAATTTTATTCAATTATTGTAAATTTAATACATCTTTCATAGTGAAAATTCCTTGTTTTCCAGCAAGCCATTCTGCAGCGATAACGGCTCCAAGAGCAAAACCTTCGCGATTGTGAGCAGTATGTTTAATTTCGATGCTGTCAATAACTGAATCGTAGTTTACAGTGTGAGTGCCAGGAACTTCTCCAATTCTTTTTGCTTCAATATGAATTTGATTGTTTTTTGCCTCTTCCATAGTCCATTCAGCATAATTACTGTTCTGAATAACTCCTTGGGCTAAAGAAATTGCAGTTCCGCTTGGCGC from Flavobacterium sp. YJ01 carries:
- the lepB gene encoding signal peptidase I yields the protein MTLYSWFVFFLAVQIIHFLGTWKLYQAAGRKSWEAAIPVYNSIILMKMIGRPTWWTLLLFIPIINLIMFPVVWVETLRTFNKRSTLDTILGLFTLGFYIYYVNYTQKLEYRAERQLTPENKTADTISSLLFAIIVATLVHTYVVQPYTIPTSSLEKSLLIGDFLFVSKINYGPRVPMTTVALPMVHDSIPLTKKKSYLSWPQLPYFRLPAIEKIKRCDIVVFNWPVDTVHYFFEPKGRPGVIKPIDKKSNYVKRCVGIPGDSLSIKDGYVFINGKKLILPERAKPQYSYAVALDQKTPIDLETIIKELDITDGYGFRIEADSLGNRVQKRDTLYFGSLTEAGAERFKNTPGVTAVIRKIDKGNDNAIFPHIDKWSQDNMGPIYIPEAGKTVALNNVSLPFYKEIITNYEGNKLTIEGSKFLINGKPATTYTFKQNYYWMMGDNRHNSEDSRYWGYVPENHIVGKPVFIWMSWDTNGKGINKIRWNRVFTTVDGEGQPQSYFKYFLIVLALYFVGDFIWKKRRENKA